The Thunnus thynnus chromosome 22, fThuThy2.1, whole genome shotgun sequence genome includes a window with the following:
- the snx15 gene encoding sorting nexin-15, whose translation MSRKAKEEYHRFFTVTDTRTHEKGHTEYKVTARFVSKRHPEDVKEVVVWRRFSELKKLHGELAYTHRNLFRRQEEFPPFPRAQVFGRFDEAVIEERRKAAEAMLLFTISIPALYNSPQLKDFFRGGEVTRPMDPSLVASAGPLPPPLIPLPKRRASDCEPAEEEEGREAPTLPQDLGTNLGLEVGEPEVAAEAYSEMGGSPREEEEGGDDLSDTELDDRVPSPDPSPARTHQSQESQEEFDSLFDSVAEEHVPFPKEEGPPPLSDNDLAVFDPCYKQERSNSSSDHSELFSLPSTNLEGDAGYLNQAATELTAAMEREKEGEFSSAIRGYRTAVDILITGVQGDPDPARRESVMRRTAQYLKHTEMLVDRHASPTHTHTPTHTHAQDP comes from the exons ATGTCACGAAAAGCCAAAGAAGAATATCACCGGTTCTTCACCGTTACTGACACACGTACACACGAGAAGGGACACACGGAATATAAAGTGACAGCAAGG TTTGTGTCCAAGCGTCATCCGGAAGATGTGAAGGAAGTGGTCGTGTGGAGGAGGTTCTCAGAGCTGAAGAAGCTCCACGGGGAGTTGGCCTACACACACAGGAACCTGTTCAGACGACAGGAGGAGTTTCCACCGTTTCCCCGTGCACAAGTTTTTG gaaGGTTTGATGAGGCTGTGattgaggagaggaggaaggctGCAGAAGCCATGCTGCTATTCACTATTAGCATTCCTGCACTCTACAACAGCCCACAACTGAAGGACTTCTTCAGa GGTGGCGAGGTCACAAGGCCCATGGATCCCTCCCTTGTAGCTTCCGCTGGGCCTCTGCCTCCCCCTCTCATCCCCCTCCCCAAGCGGAGAGCCTCAGACTGTGAGCccgcagaagaagaggaggggagggaagcGCCCACTTTACCCCAGGATCTGGGCACCAACCTGGGATTAGAAGTGGGAGAACCGGAGGTGGCAGCTGAAGCCTACAGCGAGATGGGAGGCTCTccgagagaagaagaagaaggaggagatgatTTAAGCGATACAGAGCTGGATGACAGAG TCCCGTCCCCCGACCCATCTCCAGCCAGAACCCACCAATCACAAGAGTCTCAGGAAGAGTTTGATTCACTTTTTGACTCTGTGGCTGAAGAGCATGTCCCATTCCCAAAGGAGGAAGGTCCACCTCCACTGTCTGATAATGACTTGGCTGTCTTTGATCCCTGCTATAAACAAg aaagaTCCAATTCCTCCAGTGACCACTCAGAATTGTTCTCACTGCCGTCGACCAATCTAGAAGGAGACGCGGGTTATTTGAACCAAGCGGCCACTGAGCTCACAGCTgccatggagagagagaaggagggagaatTTAGTTCTGCCATACGTGGATACAGGACGGCGGTGGATATACTGATCACTGGAGTACAGG gTGACCCAGACCCGGCACGCAGGGAGTCTGTGATGAGAAGGACAGCCCAGTACCTAAAACACACTGAGATGTTGGTGGACAGGCACGCCtcgcccacacacactcacacacctacccacacacatgcacaggacccttag
- the prox3 gene encoding prospero homeobox 3, producing MDSPTDLFDESSPQIHTFAPPLCSTDVSGVHPQPSAGRPPPTFRPPGFPLIHHLLQPGGAPRRTGGQLHTHNANLSMHRHQEDRNVDEDGGEGDAGVEQGTEGGEEGVMEGEDNLLGVKKRHSDAALAAEWSQDVLRVKRMKLESRRRDGETEEGGRKREGGREGRRREREELKEQLEEARERLQALQEKVWRAFGEKHMAEEEKKGRCRNGNRGGGDGGEGDVGMIEDEDIAEGMYDEEDIDGGEMEKESFSLLSTSPFDNFHNHKRREEQQKDREGRLERGRGGGLHLEGVMEGVGLWLDCGGLVRGDWDGGIEDEGEEGGQKFAQALKLELGSAVARVIDRVLRLYTETSDFTPSSPPAAISFLPSDTGNDGGRERGMWMGLLTRGRGEEKMRGKEEKMGGQDGEREKQFQKMSNGSGLPPEQPHRAEQSDLAMPLVVQRSPDIRKAHSLLGPPLSTHLNPSHPNFSLHHPSLPRPPPLSHPPLLPPASQSKDPSASFHPSSSSSSSSSSSFPAPPPPPPPPPPPLPLPLLHYSMQQLFSRSLHHPQLPHLPPSRKDYLNSDPFLEFSSHPSFPPLPLLGHLDPSLARHAHGGRERERGMRGDGGMRGGGGMDGGELYLTAGGTQEGLSPCHLKKAKLMFFYARYPSSNTLKTYFPDVKFNRCVTSQMIKWFSNFREFFYIQMERFARQAVREALIRDGAPRLGRESQLRVGRDTELYRILNMHYNKSNVYQVPERFIEVSEVALREFYSAIWTGRDSDPCWKKGIYKIICKLDSPVPDAFRLPGCPVG from the exons ATGGATTCCCCCACTGATCTTTTCGATGAGTCCTCTCCCCAGATACACACATTTGCCccccctctctgctccacagaTGTGTCTGGAGTTCATCCTCAGCCAAGTGCAGGTCGCCCACCTCCGACCTTCAGACCCCCTGGCTTTCCCCTcatccaccacctcctccagccAGGTGGAGCCCCCAGGAGGACTGGAGGGCAACTCCACACACATAATGCAAACCTCAGCATGCACAGACATCAGGAAGACAGAAATGTGGAtgaagatggaggagaggggGATGCAGGGGTGGAGCAAGGGACGGAAGGAGGTGAGGAGGGAGTTATGGAGGGAGAGGACAACTTGTTGGGGGTTAAGAAGAGGCACAGTGATGCCGCCCTTGCGGCTGAGTGGAGTCAAGACGTCTTGAGAGTGAAGAGGATGAAGCTAGAGAGTCGacggagagatggagagacagaggagggaggcaggaagcgtgagggagggagggaggggaggagacgagagagagaggagctgaaAGAGCAGTTGGAGGAGGCAAGAGAGAGACTGCAGGCCCTGCAGGAGAAAGTATGGAGGGCTTTTGGGGAAAAACACatggcagaggaggagaagaaagggaggTGCAGAAatggaaacagaggaggaggagatgggggAGAAGGAGATGTAGGGATGATAGAGGATGAGGACATTGCAGAAGGGATGTATGATGAAGAGGACATTGATGGGGGAGAGATGGAAAAGGAATCTTTCTCCCTTCTCTCCACTTCCCCTTTTGACAACTTCCACAACCACAAACGAAGAGAGGAGCagcaaaaagacagagaagggaggttggagagagggagaggaggagggttgCACTTGGAGGGCGTGATGGAGGGAGTGGGGTTGTGGTTGGATTGCGGCGGGCTGGTGAGAGGAGACTGGGATGGAGGGATAGAAGACGAGGGCGAGGAGGGAGGGCAGAAGTTTGCTCAGGCGCTGAAGCTGGAGCTGGGCAGCGCTGTGGCCCGAGTCATCGACCGTGTCCTCCGCCTTTACACCGAAACATCAGATTtcactccttcctctcctcccgcCGCCATCTCTTTCCTCCCGTCGGACACGGGAAACgacggagggagggagagggggatgTGGATGGGACTATtaacaagaggaagaggagaggaaaagatgaGAGGTAAGGAGGAGAAGATGGGAGGGcaggatggagaaagagagaagcagtTCCAGAAAATGAGCAACGGAAGCGGCTTGCCTCCTGAACAGCCACACCGCGCTGAACAATCAGATCTTGCGATGCCACTGGTTGTTCAAAGGTCACCTGACATACGAAAGGCCCACTCACTCCTCGGCCCGCCTCTCTCTACTCACCTGAATCCCTCTCACCCGAACTTCTCTCTGCATCACCCCTCTCTGCcacgtcctcctcctctttctcaccCTCCCCTTTTACCGCCAGCTTCACAATCCAAGGACCCCTCCGCTTCCTTCCAcccatcctcatcctcctcttcttcctcctcatcttccttcCCCGcgcctccccctcctcctcctccccctccccctccactcCCTCTCCCGCTCCTCCACTACTCCATGCAGCAGCTCTTCTCCCGCTCTCTCCATCACCCTCAGCTCCCCCACCTACCCCCGTCGCGCAAGGACTATCTGAACTCTGACCCTTTCTTGGAGTTCTCGTCTCACCCTTCCTTCCCCCCACTCCCCCTGCTCGGTCACCTGGACCCCTCCCTTGCACGCCACGCTCacggaggaagagagagggagagggggatgAGGGGAGATGGTGGgatgagaggagggggagggatggACGGAGGAGAGCTCTACCTGACAGCTGGGGGAA CCCAGGAGGGCTTGTCTCCCTGTCACTTGAAGAAAGCCAAGCTCATGTTCTTCTACGCACGCTATCCCAGCTCCAACACACTCAAGACGTACTTCCCTGATGTCAAG TTCAACCGCTGTGTGACCTCCCAGATGATTAAATGGTTCAGCAACTTCAGAGAGTTCTTCTACATCCAGATGGAGCGCTTTGCACGACAGGCTGTCCGCGAGGCTCTCATCCG GGATGGTGCACCTCGTCTGGGCAGAGAGAGTCAGCTGCGAGTGGGTCGAGACACAGAGCTTTATCGCATCCTGAACATGCACTATAATAAAAGTAACGTCTACCAG